The following are encoded together in the Pygocentrus nattereri isolate fPygNat1 chromosome 3, fPygNat1.pri, whole genome shotgun sequence genome:
- the trak1a gene encoding trafficking kinesin-binding protein 1 isoform X2 has translation MELPPHGSTEENFEYDSSSDLLDCSALSGFTSSNYADDEHEDLEPYTLEEVLCAERVGQMTKTYNDIDAVTRLLEEKERDLELAARIGQSLLKKNKTLSERNEFLEEQVEHIREEVSQLRHELSMKDELLQFYTSAAEESEGESATSTPIRRNDSSVSVPNYFPLDSLQKKLKDLEEENIVLRSEACHLETETISYEEKEQQLVNDCVKELRDANLQISSLAEELAKKTEDASRQQEEITHLLSQIVDLQKKAKSYAVENEELTQHLGAAKDAQRQLTTELQELEDKYAECMEMLHEAQEELKNFRNKTVPLSTPRRFHSLGLFPMDSLAAEIEGTMRKEIQMSDPEVEEQRLHPKRVFQTVRNINQTVRQRSMGPSPMNIPGSNQTSCVSSRRSSCLSTPRSSVYGGEGSIMDNRTNSLMLEGQSPQDSSDDSNKKPGTPGTPGSRDLEAALRRLSLRRDNYLSERRFFEEERERKLNALAEEKSEVYEEREQGSGSDGGGSLTPADSIMSLGTLHSVYSVYSSRSYLPEKLQIVKPLEGSATLHAWQQLAQPNLGGILDARPGVVTKGFRPLQLDLEEVYQFTDLEEDEPSEHQHSQPTLSTSGLGSLPCSPNIKLHSLEEQDRVKRAEAGAELELQNATEDEDRSSVHFPGKCMSHTNSTYTFTTCRILHPSDELTRVTPSLLAAAPSLASCVMSNSSLRSTPVSTPCTPRRLSLAESFTNLRDHTKTTSTSLGLVRLLQERGISAAVYNPHSWDRAQTVPAPESTSCSVSGTASPTPQGPVTLPSTPPNSPTKSKPGSPVLPLDFSPSDPPYENFLASRPASSILKEMRGTKAHSDSQCQTEVSVQNLRLVDKVKRFSLGPRAVTPGPVLGLNGPPFGAHPGVTSPIGGLPLPGMRRNRSYPVMVGASMAMKGPGPPTEDLLLAPKPSKQTSLNEE, from the exons ATGGAATTGCCTCCTCATGGTTCCACTGAGGAGAACTTTGAGTATGACTCCTCTTCAGATCTGCTGGATTGCTCAGCTCTGTCTGGCTTCACCAGTTCAAACTATGCTGATGATGAACATGAAGATCTGGAACCTTATACACTGGAAGAAG TTCTGTGTGCTGAAAGGGTGGGCCAGATGACTAAGACGTACAATGACATTGATGCTGTTACACGTTTGCTTGAAGAG aAAGAGCGGGACTTGGAGTTGGCAGCTCGTATAGGTcagtccctgctgaagaaaaacaaaaccctGAGTGAGAGAAATGAGTTTCTGGAGGAACAGGTTGAGCACATACgagaggag GTTTCTCAGCTGCGCCATGAGCTCTCTATGAAGGATGAACTTCTCCAGTTCTACACCAGTGCTGCTgaggagagtgaaggagagtCTGCAACCTCTACCCC gaTCCGACGGAATGACTCCTCAGTGTCCGTGCCAAATTATTTCCCTCTGGACTCGCTACAGAAAAAGCTCAAGGACCTGGAAGAGGAGAACATTGTGCTGCGCTCTGAG GCCTGCCACTTGGAGACGGAGACCATCTCCTATGAAGAAAAGGAGCAGCAGCTAGTTAACGACTGTGTAAAAGAGCTCC GAGATGCTAACTTGCAGATTTCGTCCCTTGCTGAGGAGCTGGCAAAGAAGACCGAAGATGCCTCCAGGCAGCAGGAGGAGATCACACACCTGCTCTCTCAGATCGTGGACCTGCAGAAAAAAGCCAAATCT TATGCAGTAGAGAATGAAGAGCTCACCCAGCACCTGGGAGCTGCTAAAGACGCACAGAGACAGCTCACTACAGAG CTGCAGGAGTTGGAGGATAAGTATGCAGAGTGTATGGAGATGCTGCATGAGGCTCAAGAGGAGTTGAAGAACTTCAGGAATAAGACAGTGCCTCTGAGCACACCACGCCGCTTTCACTCACTGGGCCTCTTCCCCATG gacTCCTTAGCTGCTGAAATCGAAGGGACCATGAGGAAGGAGATTCAGATGTCTGACCCAGAAGTTGAAGAGCAGAG ATTACATCCTAAGCGGGTCTTCCAGACGGTGCGGAACATTAATCAGACGGTTCGTCAACGCTCCATGGGGCCATCCCCTATGAACATCCCGGGGTCCAATCAGACTTCATGTGTGAGCTCAAGGCGTTCAAGCTGTCTGAGCACCCCCAGGTCCAGTGTGTATGGGGGAGAAGGGAGCATCATGGACAACCGCACCAACAGCCTGATGCTGGAGGGCCAGtctccacaggacag CTCTGATGACTCAAACAAGAAACCCGGCACTCCTGGCACGCCTGGCTCTCGTGACCTGGAGGCGGCACTGAGGCGGCTTTCTCTCCGCCGAGACAACTACCTGAGTGAGCGGCGTTTCTTTGAGGAGGAAAGAGAGCGCAAGCTGAATGCTCTGGCTGAGGAGAAGAGCGAGGTGTATGAAGAGAGGGAGCAGGGCAGTGGCAGTGATGGAGGAGGCTCTCTGACTCCCGCTGACAGCATCATGTCCCTGGGCACGCTGCACTCTGTCTACTCTGTCTACAGCAGCCGCTCCTACCTGCCTGAGAAGCTGCAGATAGTCAAGCCTCTGGAAG GCTCGGCCACTTTGCATGCATGGCAGCAGCTAGCTCAGCCCAACTTGGGTGGTATTCTGGACGCTCGGCCAGGTGTGGTGACAAAGGGCTTCCGGCCGCTGCAACTGGACCTTGAGGAGGTCTACCAGTTCACAGATTTGGAGGAAGACGAGCCATCTGAGCATCAGCACTCTCAACCCACTCTCTCTACCTCAGGCCTAGGATCACTGCCCTGCTCGCCCAACATCAAACTCCACAGCCTGGAGGAGCAGGACAGGGTGAAGCGAGCAGAGGCGGGGGCAGAGCTGGAGCTGCAAAATGCCACAGAGGATGAGGATCGGTCATCTG TGCATTTCCCTGGTAAATGTATGTCTCACACTAACTCTACCTACACCTTCACTACCTGCCGAATACTCCACCCCTCAGATGAGCTGACCAGAGTCACACCCAG TCTGTTAGCAGCAGCTCCCTCGTTGGCCTCCTGCGTGATGTCCAACAGCAGTCTGCGCTCCACTCCGGTCTCCACACCCTGCACGCCACGCCGCCTCAGCCTGGCTGAAAGCTTCACCAATCTGCGTGACCACACCAAGACCACCAGCACTTCTCTGGGCCTGGTGCGTCTTCTGCAGGAGCGGGGCATCTCAGCAGCTGTCTATAACCCCCACAGCTGGGACCGGGCCCAGACAGTGCCTGCCCCAGAGTCCACGTCCTGCTCTGTCTCAGGTACAGCTAGCCCTACCCCTCAGGGCCCAGTAACACTGCCCTCCACCCCTCCAAACTCACCCACCAAATCCAAACCCGGCAGCCCTGTGCTGCCTCTGGACTTCAGCCCTTCTGACCCACCCTATGAGAACTTCCTAGCCTCAAGACCGGCCAGTTCCATTCTAAAGGAGATGCGTGGGACAAAGGCTCACTCAGACTCACAGTGCCAGACTGAAGTAAGTGTCCAGAACCTTCGTCTGGTAGACAAGGTTAAGCGTTTCAGCCTTGGCCCCAGAGCAGTAACCCCAGGGCCTGTACTGGGGTTAAATGGACCACCTTTCGGGGCCCATCCTGGGGTTACCAGCCCTATAGGAGGACTGCCACTGCCAGGGATGCGAAGAAACCGAAGTTACCCAGTTATGGTAGGGGCCAGCATGGCAATGAAGGGCCCAGGGCCTCCGACTGAAGATTTACTTTTGGCCCCAAAACCTTCCAAACAAACTAGCCTCAATGAGGAGTGA
- the trak1a gene encoding trafficking kinesin-binding protein 1 isoform X3, with protein sequence MQRFVEADYYELDWYYEECADVLCAERVGQMTKTYNDIDAVTRLLEEKERDLELAARIGQSLLKKNKTLSERNEFLEEQVEHIREEVSQLRHELSMKDELLQFYTSAAEESEGESATSTPIRRNDSSVSVPNYFPLDSLQKKLKDLEEENIVLRSEACHLETETISYEEKEQQLVNDCVKELRDANLQISSLAEELAKKTEDASRQQEEITHLLSQIVDLQKKAKSYAVENEELTQHLGAAKDAQRQLTTELQELEDKYAECMEMLHEAQEELKNFRNKTVPLSTPRRFHSLGLFPMDSLAAEIEGTMRKEIQMSDPEVEEQRLHPKRVFQTVRNINQTVRQRSMGPSPMNIPGSNQTSCVSSRRSSCLSTPRSSVYGGEGSIMDNRTNSLMLEGQSPQDSSDDSNKKPGTPGTPGSRDLEAALRRLSLRRDNYLSERRFFEEERERKLNALAEEKSEVYEEREQGSGSDGGGSLTPADSIMSLGTLHSVYSVYSSRSYLPEKLQIVKPLEGSATLHAWQQLAQPNLGGILDARPGVVTKGFRPLQLDLEEVYQFTDLEEDEPSEHQHSQPTLSTSGLGSLPCSPNIKLHSLEEQDRVKRAEAGAELELQNATEDEDRSSVHFPGKCMSHTNSTYTFTTCRILHPSDELTRVTPSLLAAAPSLASCVMSNSSLRSTPVSTPCTPRRLSLAESFTNLRDHTKTTSTSLGLVRLLQERGISAAVYNPHSWDRAQTVPAPESTSCSVSGTASPTPQGPVTLPSTPPNSPTKSKPGSPVLPLDFSPSDPPYENFLASRPASSILKEMRGTKAHSDSQCQTEVSVQNLRLVDKVKRFSLGPRAVTPGPVLGLNGPPFGAHPGVTSPIGGLPLPGMRRNRSYPVMVGASMAMKGPGPPTEDLLLAPKPSKQTSLNEE encoded by the exons TTCTGTGTGCTGAAAGGGTGGGCCAGATGACTAAGACGTACAATGACATTGATGCTGTTACACGTTTGCTTGAAGAG aAAGAGCGGGACTTGGAGTTGGCAGCTCGTATAGGTcagtccctgctgaagaaaaacaaaaccctGAGTGAGAGAAATGAGTTTCTGGAGGAACAGGTTGAGCACATACgagaggag GTTTCTCAGCTGCGCCATGAGCTCTCTATGAAGGATGAACTTCTCCAGTTCTACACCAGTGCTGCTgaggagagtgaaggagagtCTGCAACCTCTACCCC gaTCCGACGGAATGACTCCTCAGTGTCCGTGCCAAATTATTTCCCTCTGGACTCGCTACAGAAAAAGCTCAAGGACCTGGAAGAGGAGAACATTGTGCTGCGCTCTGAG GCCTGCCACTTGGAGACGGAGACCATCTCCTATGAAGAAAAGGAGCAGCAGCTAGTTAACGACTGTGTAAAAGAGCTCC GAGATGCTAACTTGCAGATTTCGTCCCTTGCTGAGGAGCTGGCAAAGAAGACCGAAGATGCCTCCAGGCAGCAGGAGGAGATCACACACCTGCTCTCTCAGATCGTGGACCTGCAGAAAAAAGCCAAATCT TATGCAGTAGAGAATGAAGAGCTCACCCAGCACCTGGGAGCTGCTAAAGACGCACAGAGACAGCTCACTACAGAG CTGCAGGAGTTGGAGGATAAGTATGCAGAGTGTATGGAGATGCTGCATGAGGCTCAAGAGGAGTTGAAGAACTTCAGGAATAAGACAGTGCCTCTGAGCACACCACGCCGCTTTCACTCACTGGGCCTCTTCCCCATG gacTCCTTAGCTGCTGAAATCGAAGGGACCATGAGGAAGGAGATTCAGATGTCTGACCCAGAAGTTGAAGAGCAGAG ATTACATCCTAAGCGGGTCTTCCAGACGGTGCGGAACATTAATCAGACGGTTCGTCAACGCTCCATGGGGCCATCCCCTATGAACATCCCGGGGTCCAATCAGACTTCATGTGTGAGCTCAAGGCGTTCAAGCTGTCTGAGCACCCCCAGGTCCAGTGTGTATGGGGGAGAAGGGAGCATCATGGACAACCGCACCAACAGCCTGATGCTGGAGGGCCAGtctccacaggacag CTCTGATGACTCAAACAAGAAACCCGGCACTCCTGGCACGCCTGGCTCTCGTGACCTGGAGGCGGCACTGAGGCGGCTTTCTCTCCGCCGAGACAACTACCTGAGTGAGCGGCGTTTCTTTGAGGAGGAAAGAGAGCGCAAGCTGAATGCTCTGGCTGAGGAGAAGAGCGAGGTGTATGAAGAGAGGGAGCAGGGCAGTGGCAGTGATGGAGGAGGCTCTCTGACTCCCGCTGACAGCATCATGTCCCTGGGCACGCTGCACTCTGTCTACTCTGTCTACAGCAGCCGCTCCTACCTGCCTGAGAAGCTGCAGATAGTCAAGCCTCTGGAAG GCTCGGCCACTTTGCATGCATGGCAGCAGCTAGCTCAGCCCAACTTGGGTGGTATTCTGGACGCTCGGCCAGGTGTGGTGACAAAGGGCTTCCGGCCGCTGCAACTGGACCTTGAGGAGGTCTACCAGTTCACAGATTTGGAGGAAGACGAGCCATCTGAGCATCAGCACTCTCAACCCACTCTCTCTACCTCAGGCCTAGGATCACTGCCCTGCTCGCCCAACATCAAACTCCACAGCCTGGAGGAGCAGGACAGGGTGAAGCGAGCAGAGGCGGGGGCAGAGCTGGAGCTGCAAAATGCCACAGAGGATGAGGATCGGTCATCTG TGCATTTCCCTGGTAAATGTATGTCTCACACTAACTCTACCTACACCTTCACTACCTGCCGAATACTCCACCCCTCAGATGAGCTGACCAGAGTCACACCCAG TCTGTTAGCAGCAGCTCCCTCGTTGGCCTCCTGCGTGATGTCCAACAGCAGTCTGCGCTCCACTCCGGTCTCCACACCCTGCACGCCACGCCGCCTCAGCCTGGCTGAAAGCTTCACCAATCTGCGTGACCACACCAAGACCACCAGCACTTCTCTGGGCCTGGTGCGTCTTCTGCAGGAGCGGGGCATCTCAGCAGCTGTCTATAACCCCCACAGCTGGGACCGGGCCCAGACAGTGCCTGCCCCAGAGTCCACGTCCTGCTCTGTCTCAGGTACAGCTAGCCCTACCCCTCAGGGCCCAGTAACACTGCCCTCCACCCCTCCAAACTCACCCACCAAATCCAAACCCGGCAGCCCTGTGCTGCCTCTGGACTTCAGCCCTTCTGACCCACCCTATGAGAACTTCCTAGCCTCAAGACCGGCCAGTTCCATTCTAAAGGAGATGCGTGGGACAAAGGCTCACTCAGACTCACAGTGCCAGACTGAAGTAAGTGTCCAGAACCTTCGTCTGGTAGACAAGGTTAAGCGTTTCAGCCTTGGCCCCAGAGCAGTAACCCCAGGGCCTGTACTGGGGTTAAATGGACCACCTTTCGGGGCCCATCCTGGGGTTACCAGCCCTATAGGAGGACTGCCACTGCCAGGGATGCGAAGAAACCGAAGTTACCCAGTTATGGTAGGGGCCAGCATGGCAATGAAGGGCCCAGGGCCTCCGACTGAAGATTTACTTTTGGCCCCAAAACCTTCCAAACAAACTAGCCTCAATGAGGAGTGA
- the trak1a gene encoding trafficking kinesin-binding protein 1 isoform X1, which yields MNVCNSTDLPEVEIISLLEEQLPHYQLRADTIYGYDHDDWLHTPLISPDTNLDLTTEQIEETLKYFLLCAERVGQMTKTYNDIDAVTRLLEEKERDLELAARIGQSLLKKNKTLSERNEFLEEQVEHIREEVSQLRHELSMKDELLQFYTSAAEESEGESATSTPIRRNDSSVSVPNYFPLDSLQKKLKDLEEENIVLRSEACHLETETISYEEKEQQLVNDCVKELRDANLQISSLAEELAKKTEDASRQQEEITHLLSQIVDLQKKAKSYAVENEELTQHLGAAKDAQRQLTTELQELEDKYAECMEMLHEAQEELKNFRNKTVPLSTPRRFHSLGLFPMDSLAAEIEGTMRKEIQMSDPEVEEQRLHPKRVFQTVRNINQTVRQRSMGPSPMNIPGSNQTSCVSSRRSSCLSTPRSSVYGGEGSIMDNRTNSLMLEGQSPQDSSDDSNKKPGTPGTPGSRDLEAALRRLSLRRDNYLSERRFFEEERERKLNALAEEKSEVYEEREQGSGSDGGGSLTPADSIMSLGTLHSVYSVYSSRSYLPEKLQIVKPLEGSATLHAWQQLAQPNLGGILDARPGVVTKGFRPLQLDLEEVYQFTDLEEDEPSEHQHSQPTLSTSGLGSLPCSPNIKLHSLEEQDRVKRAEAGAELELQNATEDEDRSSVHFPGKCMSHTNSTYTFTTCRILHPSDELTRVTPSLLAAAPSLASCVMSNSSLRSTPVSTPCTPRRLSLAESFTNLRDHTKTTSTSLGLVRLLQERGISAAVYNPHSWDRAQTVPAPESTSCSVSGTASPTPQGPVTLPSTPPNSPTKSKPGSPVLPLDFSPSDPPYENFLASRPASSILKEMRGTKAHSDSQCQTEVSVQNLRLVDKVKRFSLGPRAVTPGPVLGLNGPPFGAHPGVTSPIGGLPLPGMRRNRSYPVMVGASMAMKGPGPPTEDLLLAPKPSKQTSLNEE from the exons TTCTGTGTGCTGAAAGGGTGGGCCAGATGACTAAGACGTACAATGACATTGATGCTGTTACACGTTTGCTTGAAGAG aAAGAGCGGGACTTGGAGTTGGCAGCTCGTATAGGTcagtccctgctgaagaaaaacaaaaccctGAGTGAGAGAAATGAGTTTCTGGAGGAACAGGTTGAGCACATACgagaggag GTTTCTCAGCTGCGCCATGAGCTCTCTATGAAGGATGAACTTCTCCAGTTCTACACCAGTGCTGCTgaggagagtgaaggagagtCTGCAACCTCTACCCC gaTCCGACGGAATGACTCCTCAGTGTCCGTGCCAAATTATTTCCCTCTGGACTCGCTACAGAAAAAGCTCAAGGACCTGGAAGAGGAGAACATTGTGCTGCGCTCTGAG GCCTGCCACTTGGAGACGGAGACCATCTCCTATGAAGAAAAGGAGCAGCAGCTAGTTAACGACTGTGTAAAAGAGCTCC GAGATGCTAACTTGCAGATTTCGTCCCTTGCTGAGGAGCTGGCAAAGAAGACCGAAGATGCCTCCAGGCAGCAGGAGGAGATCACACACCTGCTCTCTCAGATCGTGGACCTGCAGAAAAAAGCCAAATCT TATGCAGTAGAGAATGAAGAGCTCACCCAGCACCTGGGAGCTGCTAAAGACGCACAGAGACAGCTCACTACAGAG CTGCAGGAGTTGGAGGATAAGTATGCAGAGTGTATGGAGATGCTGCATGAGGCTCAAGAGGAGTTGAAGAACTTCAGGAATAAGACAGTGCCTCTGAGCACACCACGCCGCTTTCACTCACTGGGCCTCTTCCCCATG gacTCCTTAGCTGCTGAAATCGAAGGGACCATGAGGAAGGAGATTCAGATGTCTGACCCAGAAGTTGAAGAGCAGAG ATTACATCCTAAGCGGGTCTTCCAGACGGTGCGGAACATTAATCAGACGGTTCGTCAACGCTCCATGGGGCCATCCCCTATGAACATCCCGGGGTCCAATCAGACTTCATGTGTGAGCTCAAGGCGTTCAAGCTGTCTGAGCACCCCCAGGTCCAGTGTGTATGGGGGAGAAGGGAGCATCATGGACAACCGCACCAACAGCCTGATGCTGGAGGGCCAGtctccacaggacag CTCTGATGACTCAAACAAGAAACCCGGCACTCCTGGCACGCCTGGCTCTCGTGACCTGGAGGCGGCACTGAGGCGGCTTTCTCTCCGCCGAGACAACTACCTGAGTGAGCGGCGTTTCTTTGAGGAGGAAAGAGAGCGCAAGCTGAATGCTCTGGCTGAGGAGAAGAGCGAGGTGTATGAAGAGAGGGAGCAGGGCAGTGGCAGTGATGGAGGAGGCTCTCTGACTCCCGCTGACAGCATCATGTCCCTGGGCACGCTGCACTCTGTCTACTCTGTCTACAGCAGCCGCTCCTACCTGCCTGAGAAGCTGCAGATAGTCAAGCCTCTGGAAG GCTCGGCCACTTTGCATGCATGGCAGCAGCTAGCTCAGCCCAACTTGGGTGGTATTCTGGACGCTCGGCCAGGTGTGGTGACAAAGGGCTTCCGGCCGCTGCAACTGGACCTTGAGGAGGTCTACCAGTTCACAGATTTGGAGGAAGACGAGCCATCTGAGCATCAGCACTCTCAACCCACTCTCTCTACCTCAGGCCTAGGATCACTGCCCTGCTCGCCCAACATCAAACTCCACAGCCTGGAGGAGCAGGACAGGGTGAAGCGAGCAGAGGCGGGGGCAGAGCTGGAGCTGCAAAATGCCACAGAGGATGAGGATCGGTCATCTG TGCATTTCCCTGGTAAATGTATGTCTCACACTAACTCTACCTACACCTTCACTACCTGCCGAATACTCCACCCCTCAGATGAGCTGACCAGAGTCACACCCAG TCTGTTAGCAGCAGCTCCCTCGTTGGCCTCCTGCGTGATGTCCAACAGCAGTCTGCGCTCCACTCCGGTCTCCACACCCTGCACGCCACGCCGCCTCAGCCTGGCTGAAAGCTTCACCAATCTGCGTGACCACACCAAGACCACCAGCACTTCTCTGGGCCTGGTGCGTCTTCTGCAGGAGCGGGGCATCTCAGCAGCTGTCTATAACCCCCACAGCTGGGACCGGGCCCAGACAGTGCCTGCCCCAGAGTCCACGTCCTGCTCTGTCTCAGGTACAGCTAGCCCTACCCCTCAGGGCCCAGTAACACTGCCCTCCACCCCTCCAAACTCACCCACCAAATCCAAACCCGGCAGCCCTGTGCTGCCTCTGGACTTCAGCCCTTCTGACCCACCCTATGAGAACTTCCTAGCCTCAAGACCGGCCAGTTCCATTCTAAAGGAGATGCGTGGGACAAAGGCTCACTCAGACTCACAGTGCCAGACTGAAGTAAGTGTCCAGAACCTTCGTCTGGTAGACAAGGTTAAGCGTTTCAGCCTTGGCCCCAGAGCAGTAACCCCAGGGCCTGTACTGGGGTTAAATGGACCACCTTTCGGGGCCCATCCTGGGGTTACCAGCCCTATAGGAGGACTGCCACTGCCAGGGATGCGAAGAAACCGAAGTTACCCAGTTATGGTAGGGGCCAGCATGGCAATGAAGGGCCCAGGGCCTCCGACTGAAGATTTACTTTTGGCCCCAAAACCTTCCAAACAAACTAGCCTCAATGAGGAGTGA
- the trak1a gene encoding trafficking kinesin-binding protein 1 isoform X5: MNVCNSTDLPEVEIISLLEEQLPHYQLRADTIYGYDHDDWLHTPLISPDTNLDLTTEQIEETLKYFLLCAERVGQMTKTYNDIDAVTRLLEEKERDLELAARIGQSLLKKNKTLSERNEFLEEQVEHIREEVSQLRHELSMKDELLQFYTSAAEESEGESATSTPIRRNDSSVSVPNYFPLDSLQKKLKDLEEENIVLRSEACHLETETISYEEKEQQLVNDCVKELRDANLQISSLAEELAKKTEDASRQQEEITHLLSQIVDLQKKAKSYAVENEELTQHLGAAKDAQRQLTTELQELEDKYAECMEMLHEAQEELKNFRNKTVPLSTPRRFHSLGLFPMDSLAAEIEGTMRKEIQMSDPEVEEQRLHPKRVFQTVRNINQTVRQRSMGPSPMNIPGSNQTSCVSSRRSSCLSTPRSSVYGGEGSIMDNRTNSLMLEGQSPQDSSDDSNKKPGTPGTPGSRDLEAALRRLSLRRDNYLSERRFFEEERERKLNALAEEKSEVYEEREQGSGSDGGGSLTPADSIMSLGTLHSVYSVYSSRSYLPEKLQIVKPLEGSATLHAWQQLAQPNLGGILDARPGVVTKGFRPLQLDLEEVYQFTDLEEDEPSEHQHSQPTLSTSGLGSLPCSPNIKLHSLEEQDRVKRAEAGAELELQNATEDEDRSSVHFPGKCMSHTNSTYTFTTCRILHPSDELTRVTPRSCDGDNEVDEEEALYHVVLRPGLEQAL, from the exons TTCTGTGTGCTGAAAGGGTGGGCCAGATGACTAAGACGTACAATGACATTGATGCTGTTACACGTTTGCTTGAAGAG aAAGAGCGGGACTTGGAGTTGGCAGCTCGTATAGGTcagtccctgctgaagaaaaacaaaaccctGAGTGAGAGAAATGAGTTTCTGGAGGAACAGGTTGAGCACATACgagaggag GTTTCTCAGCTGCGCCATGAGCTCTCTATGAAGGATGAACTTCTCCAGTTCTACACCAGTGCTGCTgaggagagtgaaggagagtCTGCAACCTCTACCCC gaTCCGACGGAATGACTCCTCAGTGTCCGTGCCAAATTATTTCCCTCTGGACTCGCTACAGAAAAAGCTCAAGGACCTGGAAGAGGAGAACATTGTGCTGCGCTCTGAG GCCTGCCACTTGGAGACGGAGACCATCTCCTATGAAGAAAAGGAGCAGCAGCTAGTTAACGACTGTGTAAAAGAGCTCC GAGATGCTAACTTGCAGATTTCGTCCCTTGCTGAGGAGCTGGCAAAGAAGACCGAAGATGCCTCCAGGCAGCAGGAGGAGATCACACACCTGCTCTCTCAGATCGTGGACCTGCAGAAAAAAGCCAAATCT TATGCAGTAGAGAATGAAGAGCTCACCCAGCACCTGGGAGCTGCTAAAGACGCACAGAGACAGCTCACTACAGAG CTGCAGGAGTTGGAGGATAAGTATGCAGAGTGTATGGAGATGCTGCATGAGGCTCAAGAGGAGTTGAAGAACTTCAGGAATAAGACAGTGCCTCTGAGCACACCACGCCGCTTTCACTCACTGGGCCTCTTCCCCATG gacTCCTTAGCTGCTGAAATCGAAGGGACCATGAGGAAGGAGATTCAGATGTCTGACCCAGAAGTTGAAGAGCAGAG ATTACATCCTAAGCGGGTCTTCCAGACGGTGCGGAACATTAATCAGACGGTTCGTCAACGCTCCATGGGGCCATCCCCTATGAACATCCCGGGGTCCAATCAGACTTCATGTGTGAGCTCAAGGCGTTCAAGCTGTCTGAGCACCCCCAGGTCCAGTGTGTATGGGGGAGAAGGGAGCATCATGGACAACCGCACCAACAGCCTGATGCTGGAGGGCCAGtctccacaggacag CTCTGATGACTCAAACAAGAAACCCGGCACTCCTGGCACGCCTGGCTCTCGTGACCTGGAGGCGGCACTGAGGCGGCTTTCTCTCCGCCGAGACAACTACCTGAGTGAGCGGCGTTTCTTTGAGGAGGAAAGAGAGCGCAAGCTGAATGCTCTGGCTGAGGAGAAGAGCGAGGTGTATGAAGAGAGGGAGCAGGGCAGTGGCAGTGATGGAGGAGGCTCTCTGACTCCCGCTGACAGCATCATGTCCCTGGGCACGCTGCACTCTGTCTACTCTGTCTACAGCAGCCGCTCCTACCTGCCTGAGAAGCTGCAGATAGTCAAGCCTCTGGAAG GCTCGGCCACTTTGCATGCATGGCAGCAGCTAGCTCAGCCCAACTTGGGTGGTATTCTGGACGCTCGGCCAGGTGTGGTGACAAAGGGCTTCCGGCCGCTGCAACTGGACCTTGAGGAGGTCTACCAGTTCACAGATTTGGAGGAAGACGAGCCATCTGAGCATCAGCACTCTCAACCCACTCTCTCTACCTCAGGCCTAGGATCACTGCCCTGCTCGCCCAACATCAAACTCCACAGCCTGGAGGAGCAGGACAGGGTGAAGCGAGCAGAGGCGGGGGCAGAGCTGGAGCTGCAAAATGCCACAGAGGATGAGGATCGGTCATCTG TGCATTTCCCTGGTAAATGTATGTCTCACACTAACTCTACCTACACCTTCACTACCTGCCGAATACTCCACCCCTCAGATGAGCTGACCAGAGTCACACCCAG ATCATGTGATGGTGATAATGAGGTTGATGAGGAAGAAGCACTGTACCATGTTGTTCTGAGGCCAGGCTTAGAGCAAGCTCTCTGA